atcTGCTGCTATTGTGCATCATTGGTGGAGACATTGAATGTTTGTGGCTAGCTTGTTAATAAAGGTGGCTGCTTTAtcttggatggcgttgagcttcttgaatggtgttggagctacactcatccaggttggtggagaatattccatcagactcctgacttgtgtcttgtagatggtggatgggctttggagagtcaggaggtgagttattagccacaggattcccagcctctgaactactcttgtagccacagtattcatatggttaGTCCAGctgagtttctgaccaatggtaaatgccaggatgtggatagtgggggattcaacaatgctGTCATTGAAAGTCAAGAAGCGATGATTAGATTCTATTTGGAGaaggtctggcacttgtgtggcacgaatgtcagTTGTCACTTCCCAGCCCTGgcaagatattgtccaggtctgactgcatttgaacatggactgcttcagtatctgaggagtgatgaatgttgctgaacatcagtaatcctgaccttataatggaggttGTTGAGGAAGCTGTTAAAGACGGTTGGGCCTCGGACAATAACCTGaagatctcctgcagtgatgtcctggagctgagatgactgacctccaacaatgacaaccatcttcctctgtgctcgATATGATTCCATCTTTatcttcattgcacattctttacataaaCAGTAACTAAAGTTTGACATTTTACCGCAAGTAAAATTCAACCTTGTTGTATAACTACTCATTGATTATTGATTCATTAATTTAATTAGAATTAAGGATCACTACTTATTCAATCTTCTATTACTGACAGGTAAGTAGTGAATACAGTAATCTTTAATGAATACAGGCATCAGCCCACACTTTTTAGgcttaaaatccatttgccacagatctgcccatctgaccagcccgtctacatcATCCTGTATCAGAAAAACTGAGAGCATTTAGCCCTCAGGAAAGGCAGGGGCTGCTTTTCTttaagaaaagagaagactgaagtgtGACTTGATGCAAGTCTTTATTATGCAggtgttcaataatccaataggaattgcATGGGAAAACTCTTtatccagcgagtggtgagaatgtggaactcactcccacagcgggtggttgaggtgaacagcatgaatacattgagggGGAAGCTGGatccatacatgagggagaaaggaatagaaggcgaTGCTGATGGGGGATATGAAGAGGGGTGGATGGagactcatgtggagcataaatacttttttttttaaattaaaaaatttagagtacccaattcattttttccaattaaggggcaatttagtgtgttcaatccacctaccttgcacatctttgggttgtgggggcgaaacccacacaaacacggcgagaatgtgcaaactccacacggacagtgacccagagctgggatcgaacctgggacctcggcgccatgaggcagcagtgctaccactgcgccaccgtgctgcccgtggagcataaatactgacacagaccaattGACCTGACCGGCCTGGCCCTGGTTTGTAGACTCAATGCaacagacaaatgtatttattttcaaGCTACCTGCAATGGTTGTTAAAATAAAAACTAAAAATTAatattactatccaggataaaataaatgtccttcattaaCATTTGTGGATACTTTCCATGGAAACGTGCTCTATCAGGCTCCATaaacatcagcccactggaagcagagtagtgagaccggccagtccagctgaaagaaaccctctgacctcacactcaactgtcagaatgaacatggttcagtcctggattaaCAGCAGCAAAAATAGTAGAACCCAACCCCTGTaattacttgtgaactcgctgatgtgtcttcaGGTGAGAtgattgaatgaatcccttcccacacacagagcaggtgaatggtctctgcccagtgtggactcgctggtgtgttcGCAAGTTGAatgaattactgaatcccttcccacactgagagcaggtgaacagcctctccccagtgtgaatctgctggtgtgtcagcaggtgggatgatcgagtgaatcccttcccacactgagagcaggtgaatggcctctccccggtgtgaactcgctggtgagtcaACAGGGCGGATGAATCATTAAATcttttcccacacagagagcagttgtacggcctctccccggtgtgaattcgttggtgtttTCGAAGACTGGATGACGTTCTAAATGTTTttatgcagtgagagcagctgaatggtctctcctcggtgtgaatgcgctggtggacccTCAGATCAGCAGCTATTTTGAAGCAACTCTCGCAGTTcgagcatttgaaaggtctctcattggtgtgagtgacatggtgtgccagcaggctggctgactgagtgaatcgTTTCCCACACAGagtgcaagtgaatggcctctccccagtgtgaactcgctgatgcgtcCGTACAGAGGAAGAATGAGTGAATTTCTTCCCACAGACGGTGCaagtaaacggcctctccccagtgtgaactcgctggtgtatcagtAAGTTGAATGAAttactaaatcccttcccacactctgagcaagtGAACAGACTCTCCccattgtgaacttgctggtgagccaccaggttggatgatcaagtgaatcccttcccacattcagagcaggtgaatggcctctccccagtgtgaactcggtggtgtttccgcagggtggatgaatcgctgaatcccttcccacacacagagcaggagaatggcttctccccagtgtgaacacgcttgtGCATCAGGAGATTGGATGAATGAGCGAATCCCttaccacactcggagcaggtaaatggcctctctccagtatgactgcgttgatgaatctcTAGCTCTGATCGagatttgaatcccttcccacagtcagaacaggtgaacggtctctcactggtgtgaactcgtttgtgtttCAATAAGTTGGATGAATTAGTGAagctcttcccacactcggagcaggtgaatggcctctccccagtgtggctgcgtcgatgaatctccaactctgatggggatctgaatcccttctcacagtcaCGGCATTTCCACAGTTTCCCCATGGTGCGGGTGTCCTTGTCTCTCGAggttgatcagttgaagcctcgcccacacacaaagcaaatgtATGGTTTCCCCGAGCAAGGCTTATGCAAGCTGTGTTACTGGTTAAAGCTCATTCcactgtcagttcactggaacactctcactcaggcctGTGTGTGTCTCGTGCTTTTccggtcacactgatgtttaaaatccttttgagatttctgtctgcaaaTTCTTCCCTTCTATAATCCTGTAAACGGAGAACACAAAAGTCATTGCTATCAGTACAAGATAGAAATAGAAAATCaaaaatttagggcagcacggtagcatagtggttagcacaaatgctttacagctccagggtcccagtttcgattcccggctgggtcactgtctgtgtggagtctgcacgttctccccgtgtgtgcgtgggtttcctccgggtgcaccggtttcctcccacagtccaaagatgtgctggttaggtggattggccatgctaaattgcccttaatgtccaaaattgcccttagtgctagtTGAAtgaggtgactgggttatggggatagggtggtgtgggcttgggtagggtgctctttccaagagctggtgcagactcgatgggacgaatggcctccttctgcactgtaaattctgtgaaaaattCTAGTTTCTGCGAATCCTTCTTTCATATATCATTCCTCAAATATCAACCCAGACACATTCTCTCCATTATCACTGTGCTGTACCTAATATTCACCCAAACAATTCTCATGAACGATTGATTCATACTGCTCAACAGTTTCTACTCTACGCAGTCTCCTGGAATATATGTATTATGTGTACATGTAACTGTTTAAAAATGTGTAATATGCTAGACTCAATTTCTTAATTATGCTGCGGTGTCAGAGGATATGCGAAAGAACACTATTTATACAGTGAGTGGTTTTAATCATCTGTTTCCACATGAAATTTGATGgatacttgaaggaaataaacttgcacgaGTACAGTAATATAGGGGGAATGCAAGTGACTGGGTGGCTCAGCAAAGAGTGGAGTTGCTGTTTGATCTCCTCTGTATTGTGAGGATTGTAAAGATATACAGAACTATATTTTAAAAGTGGAAATAAATGATTTTatgacagaaccataaataatatatcaaaTATGTACCACATAACAACACCAGGTATATCTCTGTCCAATATTAATTcattgtccccttaaatgtcagccatctcaagGGGAAACCActcttaattgtgaacattaggaaagagaccgcaTTTTTGGCCAGACAAATAAATATGCCAATGTGAGGGAGAAAATGGAGTTAgtgttttgaaaatgaaaatcgcttattgtcacaagtaggcttaaaatgaagttactgtgaaaagcccctagtcgccacattccggcacctgttcggggagactggtacgggaattgaaccgtgctgctggcctgccttggtctgctttcaaagccagcgatttagccctgtgctaaacaagccccttaagAGAGGAAgatacctgggccaacctttctggAGTCTGcaacctccctggattcacttcctttccctccagTTCCTGCAAGTCAACAATTGAAGCCtagaattggaaaataaataaaaatgggaagagaaagtgttttactcacaaatGTTACATTTGGAGgttttagtctgtgtgaatctCAATCTTCATtcagagatggagcagcagcagctttgctgggctGCAATGAGCAGCTTCACAAGCCCCATATTCACACAATCGAGGAAGCTGCTTGCAGTCATTGGCACAAAGCCCGCGGTCTGATTGGCTGGGTGTTCAGAGTGCTTCCGTTCACTCAGCTCCTCCCATTGGTCAATTCCTTGCATGAAGACAATGGGGAAGCAATTCCCGTTCTGCGCTTGCGCGCTGGGCCTACAGCTGAGGGAGGGGACTTTGCAAAATGTCTTCCCATCATTTTCTTCGCAGTCCTGCAGCTTGATTTGAAACAGCACAGCATTGGTTTTTTTTAGCTTCACACACAGGCTAAAGCGTCCGCCTCTgttcaacatctgtgagtaaaatactTTCATTCTCCCTCTGGGAAATACAGAGTTGTGGGACTCTGGAACTCGAATTAGAGACAAATCTGCTGAGgggaaaatgctgtgattttgtggAACCTGTTTTTATTGTCTGAGATATTTAAAGTCAAATTTATCCTGGCTATTCATAAGACCATTGGATATAGGAGCAGTattagaccatttggtccatcaagttgctccatcattcaatcatggctgataaatttctcattcccattctcctggcctctccccataagccctgatccctTTGTATTCCAAtattgtttggattggatttgtttattgtcacatgtaccgaggtacagtgaaaagtatttttctgcgagcagctcaacagatcattaagtacatgagaagaaaagggaataaaagaaaatacataatagggcaacacaacatatacaatgtaactacaaaagcactggcatcggatgaagcatacagggtgtagtgttcatgaaatcagtccataagagggtcatttaggagtctggtgacagtggggaagaagctgtttttgagtctgttcgtgcgtgttctcagacttctgtatctcctgcccgatggaagaagttggaagagtgggtaagcccggtgggagggatctttgattatactgcccgctttctccaggcagcgggaggtgtagatggagtcaatggatgggaggcaggtttgtgtgatggactgggcggtgttcacgactctctgaagtttcttgcggtcctgggccgagcagttgccataccaggctgtgatgcagcctgataggatgctttctatggtgcatctgtaaaagttggtaagagtcaatgtggacatgctgaatttccttagtttcctgaggaagtataggcgctgttgtgctttcttggtggtagcgtcgacgtgggtggaccaggacagagttttggagatgtgcacccctaggaatttgaaactgctaaccatctccacctccacctccatctaACCATCTCTGCTaacttgaaactgctaaccatctccatctccacctgttgatgctgacaggggtgtacagtactttgcttcctgaagccaattaccagctctttagttttgctggcattgagggagagattgttgtcgctacaccactccactaggttctctatctcccccctgtattcggactcatcgttattcgagatccggcccactatggtcgtatcgtcagcaaacgtgtagatggagttggaaccaagttttgccacgcagtcgtgtgtgtacagggagtagagtagggggctaagtacgcagccttgcggggcgccggtgttcaggactattgtggaggaggtgttgttgttcattcttactgattgtggtctgttggtcagaaaatcgaggatccagttgcagagtgaggagccaagccctaggttttggagctttgatatgagcttggctgggattatggtgttgaaggcggagttgtagtcaataaataggagtctaatgtaggagtccttgttttcgagatgctctagggatgagtatagggccagggaaatggtgtctgatgtggaccggttgcagtggtatgcgaattgcagtggatcaaggtgttctgggagtatggaggtgatgcgcttcatgatcaacctctcgaagcactccattacgactgaagtcagggccactggtcggtagtcattgaggcacgttgcctggttcttctttggtaccggtatgattaaTACATGATTCATTTATGTTGATTCACGTGGGCAGcacgttaacactgctgcttcacagcgccagggatctggattcgattcccggcttgggtcactgtctgtgcagagtcagcactttctccccgtgtctgcataggtttcctccaggtcctccggtttcctcccacaagtcccaaaaacgtgcttgttaggtgaattggacatcctgagttctccctctgtacccgaacagacgctggagtgtggcgactggggagattttcacagcaacttcattgcagtgttagtgtaagcctacttgtgacattgataaagtttcatagaatttatcatagaatttacagtgcagaaggaggccattcagcccatcgagtctgcactggctcttggaaagagcaccctacccaaggttacacctccaccctatccccataacccagtaaccccacccaacactaagggcaattttggacactaagggcaatttatcatggccaatccacctaacctgcacatctttggactgtgggaggaaaccggagccccggaggaaacccacgcacacacggggaggatgtgcagactccgcacagacagtgacccaagccggaatcgaacctgggaccctggagctgtgaagcaattgtgctatcgtgctgccctttgcttattgtcacaagtaggcttcaatgaagttactgtgaaaagcccctggttgccacattccagcggctgttcggggaggccggttttATTTATTTGGTTTATtatttgtttgatttttttttttaaagtgaatccTTATCCTGCAATTTAATCCATGGAAGTccaacagtgcagatggaggctattcgacctatcgagtctgcactgaccctctgaaagagtaccctacttaggtCTTATCTCCGTAACCTCAGTTAGCCtgcattagcacagtgggctaagtagctggcttgtaatgcagaacaatgccagcagcgcaggttcaattcctgtaccggccccccccccccccaaacaggtgccggaatgtggcgactaggggcttttcacagtaacttcattgaagcctacttgtgacaataagctattattattattatatccttagacaccaaggggtaattgtaacatggtcaatccacctaacatgcacgtctttgcacaccaagaggcaattatagcatggccaatccacctaacctgcaaatctttggacactgaaggagTATTTTTCacacagccaatctacctaacctgcgaaTCTTTGGACAGTTGGGGTTCTCTGGAAATGTGTTTATTTTCAGGTTATTGGTCCCTACGGAGATTGTAGCAACATTAATATGTCTAGTTCTTGTATGGTACATATTAAATATATTATTTATGGCTATGCAGTAAAGTTAATTTATAATTATTTCTATTCTGTAAGATAGTACCAAAGCTACA
This portion of the Scyliorhinus torazame isolate Kashiwa2021f chromosome 5, sScyTor2.1, whole genome shotgun sequence genome encodes:
- the LOC140422626 gene encoding LOW QUALITY PROTEIN: uncharacterized protein (The sequence of the model RefSeq protein was modified relative to this genomic sequence to represent the inferred CDS: substituted 1 base at 1 genomic stop codon) gives rise to the protein MGKLWKCRDCEKGFRSPSELEIHRRSHTGERPFTCSECGKSFTNSSNLLKHKRVHTSERPFTCSDCGKGFKSRSELEIHQRSHTGERPFTCSECGKGFAHSSNLLMHKRVHTGEKPFSCSVCGKGFSDSSTLRKHHRVHTGERPFTCSECGKGFTXSSNLVAHQQVHNGESLFTCSECGKGFSNSFNLLIHQRVHTGERPFTCTVCGKKFTHSSSVRTHQRVHTGERPFTCTLCGKRFTQSASLLAHHVTHTNERPFKCSNCESCFKIAADLRVHQRIHTEERPFSCSHCIKTFRTSSSLRKHQRIHTGERPYNCSLCGKRFNDSSALLTHQRVHTGERPFTCSQCGKGFTRSSHLLTHQQIHTGERLFTCSQCGKGFSNSFNLRTHQRVHTGQRPFTCSVCGKGFIQSSHLKTHQRVHKRRNVCLFCKLQKILNISATEKAPRHLCELECSVNLERDKDTNTMEKPWKCEDCGNGFSSPSQLEIHRRRHTGEKPFTCSECGRGFTNSSDLLTHQQVHTGERPFTCSECGKGFCRSSSLLEHQRVHTGEKPFTCSECGKGFSRSSHLLVHKRVHTGERPFTCFECEKGFINSSKLRIHQRVHTGEWPFTCFECEKRFTDLSNLRTHQRVHTGERPFKCSECEKRFRHSSSLRIHQRVHTEEKMFVCSGCGKEFYCSASLRIHQRIHTGVRPFTCSQCGRGFSRSAHLQTHQLVHPGERPFPCSECGKGFTRLSILLTHQRIHTGERPFTCSECGKGFIDSSTLLTHQRVHTGERPFTCSVCGKGFTRSSILKAHQRIHQ